The following are from one region of the Stigmatella ashevillena genome:
- a CDS encoding DNA internalization-related competence protein ComEC/Rec2: protein MNRYAWRDLGARPFVFPALSLMLGAAGNTARTETLHWLFLVVATVLSSAAWAFARLPGSHLAALLALGAVGAGLAGLEARVDVPPGLSSGGAAVLEGEIERVDHFDDAVRLHVAVARAGEKDAPTVPARFRASLTVQGKTPPLLPGQRIQAEARLQPLEPAGNPGEKDFTPMRRRRAFVFTGSVKAGRLLVVSSAPAWRQYVERTQQGLSTAVRAVAPSEDAAALFLTLAAGQRASLDDALEEAFSRSGLAHVLSVSGLHVAALALMTLALLRRLLVRVGVRFRGMDARRVAAPASIPFVWAYVLFTGNQPPAVRSAVMATVVLLGLALWRRADGLNSLAAAAVVLTVWAPSSVADLSLQLSFLAVLSLLLLTPALRAAVPIAPPDAQEKRRLVRLAGQARETILETFCASVAVTGAGLPLVASAFGRASLAGLISNIVCLPLCGLLTGFAAGGAALFTVAPVLATPVLWGGAWASEVLLILTRFFAAVPLATVDLPPFGAVTTALYTAGLGAWALGTGRWRLGGLATPLALALALLVPWLQPKPPLRITFLSVGQGDAAVLSSRGHHALVDGGGVPQGADTGARFVLPFLAHERIGHLALTVLSHPHPDHALGLISTLAKVPTAQLWLPSGTTQGALSRKLIAAAGGAQVKEVEVGRTSFTLGEATLEVLGPPPADQRELLEGVNDQSVVVLVRHGEVSVLLAGDVEEAGEEALLEHLGPVTVLKAPHHGSRTSSTPPFVERTQPRYVIFCVGRRNRFGFPHPEVEARYRARGSECFRTDLDGAITLESDGKDVRLHTFLPREAAPALPAVAPVAHRPQPRGNDP, encoded by the coding sequence GTGAATCGTTATGCGTGGCGCGACCTCGGCGCGCGACCTTTTGTGTTCCCTGCATTGAGCCTGATGCTCGGCGCTGCAGGAAACACAGCAAGAACGGAAACCCTTCACTGGCTATTCCTAGTCGTCGCGACTGTCCTGAGCTCAGCCGCTTGGGCGTTCGCTCGCTTGCCTGGTTCCCACCTCGCGGCGTTGCTCGCGCTGGGGGCCGTTGGCGCGGGACTGGCAGGGCTCGAGGCCCGTGTGGACGTTCCGCCCGGGCTGAGTTCCGGGGGTGCCGCGGTCTTGGAGGGAGAGATCGAACGCGTCGATCATTTCGATGACGCGGTACGTCTGCACGTGGCCGTCGCACGGGCGGGAGAGAAGGACGCCCCCACCGTTCCTGCCCGTTTCCGCGCCAGTCTGACCGTGCAAGGAAAAACGCCCCCGCTGCTGCCCGGCCAGCGCATCCAGGCCGAGGCACGCCTTCAGCCCCTGGAGCCCGCGGGCAATCCGGGCGAGAAGGACTTCACGCCCATGCGGCGGCGGCGGGCCTTTGTCTTCACGGGCAGCGTCAAGGCGGGACGGCTGCTGGTGGTGTCCTCTGCTCCGGCCTGGCGGCAGTACGTCGAGCGGACCCAGCAGGGCCTGTCCACGGCGGTCCGGGCCGTGGCCCCCTCGGAAGACGCGGCGGCGCTGTTCCTCACCCTCGCCGCGGGGCAGCGCGCCTCGCTCGACGATGCGTTGGAAGAGGCGTTCTCCCGAAGCGGGCTGGCCCATGTGCTCAGTGTGAGTGGTCTCCACGTGGCGGCCCTGGCGTTGATGACCCTGGCCTTGCTGCGGCGGTTGCTCGTCCGCGTGGGGGTGCGCTTCCGGGGGATGGACGCACGCCGGGTGGCGGCTCCCGCTTCGATTCCCTTTGTCTGGGCCTATGTGCTCTTCACCGGGAACCAGCCGCCCGCGGTGCGCTCGGCGGTCATGGCCACGGTGGTGCTGCTGGGCTTGGCGTTGTGGCGCCGGGCCGATGGGCTCAACAGCCTTGCCGCCGCCGCAGTCGTGCTCACGGTGTGGGCGCCCTCCAGCGTCGCGGATCTGTCGCTGCAACTGTCGTTTCTGGCCGTGCTCAGCTTGCTGCTGCTCACGCCCGCCCTGCGCGCGGCCGTTCCCATCGCCCCTCCGGATGCCCAGGAGAAACGCCGGCTCGTCCGGCTTGCCGGGCAGGCGCGAGAGACCATCCTCGAGACGTTCTGCGCCAGCGTCGCGGTGACGGGGGCGGGTCTGCCCCTGGTAGCCAGCGCCTTTGGACGTGCGAGCCTCGCCGGACTCATCTCCAACATTGTCTGTCTGCCCCTGTGCGGCTTGCTCACGGGCTTCGCCGCGGGCGGAGCGGCCCTGTTCACGGTGGCCCCGGTGCTGGCCACTCCGGTGCTGTGGGGAGGGGCCTGGGCCTCGGAGGTGCTGCTGATCCTCACCCGCTTCTTCGCCGCGGTCCCGCTCGCGACCGTGGACCTCCCTCCGTTCGGAGCGGTGACCACGGCCCTGTACACCGCCGGGCTGGGAGCCTGGGCGCTCGGGACCGGGAGGTGGCGCCTGGGCGGTCTGGCCACGCCCTTGGCCCTCGCCCTGGCCCTGCTGGTCCCCTGGCTCCAGCCCAAGCCCCCCTTGCGCATCACCTTTCTCTCCGTGGGCCAGGGGGACGCGGCGGTGCTCAGCTCGCGCGGGCACCATGCCCTGGTGGACGGAGGCGGGGTGCCTCAGGGCGCCGATACCGGAGCACGGTTCGTCCTTCCCTTCCTCGCGCACGAGCGCATCGGGCACCTGGCCCTCACCGTTCTGTCTCACCCCCATCCCGATCATGCGCTCGGGCTCATCTCCACGTTGGCAAAGGTGCCCACGGCGCAGCTCTGGTTGCCCTCGGGCACCACGCAGGGGGCCCTGTCTCGAAAGCTCATCGCCGCGGCGGGAGGGGCCCAGGTGAAGGAAGTGGAGGTGGGCAGGACGTCCTTCACCCTGGGCGAGGCCACCCTGGAGGTGCTCGGGCCTCCTCCAGCCGATCAGCGGGAGCTCCTCGAGGGAGTCAACGACCAGAGCGTGGTGGTGCTCGTTCGCCACGGAGAGGTGTCCGTGCTCCTGGCGGGCGATGTGGAGGAAGCGGGCGAGGAGGCCTTGCTCGAACACCTGGGGCCCGTGACGGTCCTCAAGGCCCCCCATCACGGCTCGCGGACCTCCTCCACCCCGCCGTTCGTGGAGCGGACGCAACCCCGGTACGTCATCTTCTGTGTGGGGCGCCGCAACCGCTTTGGCTTCCCCCACCCTGAAGT
- a CDS encoding CarD family transcriptional regulator, whose amino-acid sequence MQTSFKTGDKAVYPGQGVGEVMGIEHTEVAGQRQSFYVLRILENGMRIMIPINKVGSVGLREIISEEDVKQVYSILKEKDISVDSTTWNRRYREYMEKIKTGSVFEIAEVLRDLYLLKGDKDLSFGERKMLDTARSLLIKELSLAKDCSEEEIESDLKKIFNIAS is encoded by the coding sequence GTGCAGACCAGCTTCAAGACTGGTGACAAGGCGGTTTACCCGGGCCAGGGCGTTGGCGAGGTCATGGGTATCGAGCACACCGAAGTGGCCGGTCAGCGTCAGTCCTTCTACGTGCTGCGCATCCTGGAGAATGGGATGCGGATCATGATCCCGATCAATAAGGTCGGCTCGGTGGGCCTGCGGGAGATCATCAGCGAGGAGGACGTCAAGCAGGTCTATTCCATCCTCAAGGAGAAGGACATCTCGGTCGACTCCACGACCTGGAACCGGCGCTACCGGGAGTACATGGAGAAGATCAAGACGGGCTCCGTCTTCGAGATCGCCGAGGTGCTGCGTGACCTCTACCTCTTGAAGGGCGACAAGGACCTCTCCTTCGGAGAGCGCAAGATGCTGGACACGGCACGCTCGCTGCTCATCAAGGAGCTGTCGTTGGCGAAGGACTGCTCCGAAGAGGAGATCGAGTCCGACCTGAAGAAGATCTTCAACATCGCCTCCTAG
- a CDS encoding FHA domain-containing protein, which yields MAPSNPKRPPRPPQPPSVSAPKKQEAELPFDDDEITPLQADDPRPQRVPQFPVGPRRAPRGPRGPRQMHQDRELLPRFDAREGAEPGHTSASLYVEKGPGSGQLIPVNQGVLVIGRASACDLRLQHPSISRRHVQLVRTGERFILRDLGSQNGTFINRVKIEGDTELRAGDELTLGNSVLKLRGAGGASTVAQTTAAPEASPARRPLRRRHVALITACVGLLLALVGLVFL from the coding sequence ATGGCTCCATCCAACCCCAAGCGCCCCCCTCGCCCCCCTCAGCCCCCGAGCGTGTCGGCGCCCAAGAAGCAGGAAGCGGAGCTTCCCTTCGACGACGACGAGATCACCCCGCTCCAGGCGGATGATCCGCGCCCCCAGCGCGTGCCCCAGTTCCCCGTCGGTCCCCGCCGCGCGCCGCGAGGCCCGAGGGGCCCGCGGCAGATGCACCAGGATCGCGAGTTGCTGCCCCGGTTCGATGCCCGCGAAGGCGCCGAGCCCGGCCACACCTCCGCCTCCCTCTATGTGGAGAAGGGGCCCGGCTCCGGCCAGCTCATCCCCGTCAATCAGGGGGTGCTGGTCATCGGCCGCGCCTCGGCGTGTGACTTGCGCCTTCAACACCCGTCCATCAGCCGCCGCCACGTGCAGCTCGTGCGCACCGGAGAACGGTTCATCTTGAGAGATCTCGGCAGCCAGAACGGCACCTTCATCAACCGGGTGAAGATCGAAGGCGACACGGAGCTGCGCGCGGGGGACGAACTCACCCTGGGCAATTCCGTCCTGAAGCTGCGAGGGGCAGGAGGCGCTTCCACCGTGGCCCAGACAACCGCCGCTCCGGAGGCGAGCCCGGCCCGTCGGCCCCTGCGACGCCGGCACGTGGCGTTGATCACCGCCTGCGTCGGGTTGCTCCTGGCCCTCGTGGGCCTGGTCTTCCTGTAA
- the cysS gene encoding cysteine--tRNA ligase, with amino-acid sequence MAPSSIALFNTLTMQKEPLVPAEPGVVRLYVCGPTVYSYIHIGNARTFTSFDVVARYLRYRGYRVHYVRNYTDVDDKIIKAAHETGEEPVALAGRFVKIFQEDAHALHLLEPDVAPKVSEHLPEILRIIEVLVAKGVAYESQGDVYFSVSSYPEYAKLSKRKLDDLCAGERVQPGEQKREPLDFALWKAAKPGEPAWDSPWGKGRPGWHIECSAMSAKYLGESFDIHGGALDLIFPHHENEIAQSEAASGKPFAKYWMHCGFLDIEGAKMSKSLGNVVRLRDALTRVDAEALRFFFLSTHYRHPLHFSDKAIADSEYRLEYFYETLRKVDERVGGKDFGQGPLHGEPGRFLQEFEAAMDDDFNCPGALGALSGLFGQMNELADKPPVKDKALVGRTLQALRETVRKVSTVLGLFEDEPSQWLLRRRDRAVKERGIDVGQVERLLTERNEARKSKNFAEADRLRSELKGQGVEIMDTVGGTSWKVASPVPGAA; translated from the coding sequence GTGGCCCCGTCGTCGATTGCGCTCTTCAACACGCTGACGATGCAGAAAGAGCCCCTCGTCCCCGCCGAGCCCGGCGTCGTGCGCCTCTATGTGTGTGGGCCTACGGTCTATAGTTACATACATATCGGGAATGCACGCACCTTTACTTCCTTCGACGTGGTGGCGCGCTACCTGCGCTACCGGGGCTACCGGGTGCACTACGTCCGCAACTACACGGACGTGGACGACAAGATCATCAAGGCGGCGCACGAGACCGGTGAGGAGCCGGTCGCGTTGGCAGGACGCTTCGTGAAGATCTTCCAGGAGGATGCGCATGCCCTGCACCTGCTGGAGCCGGACGTCGCGCCCAAGGTGAGCGAGCACCTGCCGGAGATCCTCCGCATCATCGAGGTGCTGGTGGCCAAGGGGGTGGCGTACGAGTCCCAAGGGGACGTCTACTTCTCGGTGAGCAGCTACCCGGAGTACGCGAAGCTGTCCAAGCGCAAGTTGGACGATCTGTGCGCGGGCGAGCGCGTTCAGCCGGGAGAGCAGAAGCGAGAGCCCCTGGACTTCGCGCTCTGGAAGGCCGCCAAGCCGGGCGAGCCCGCCTGGGACAGCCCGTGGGGAAAAGGCCGGCCGGGCTGGCACATCGAGTGCTCGGCGATGAGCGCGAAGTACCTGGGGGAGTCCTTCGACATCCACGGGGGCGCGCTGGATCTGATCTTCCCGCACCACGAGAACGAGATCGCCCAGAGCGAGGCGGCCAGTGGCAAGCCGTTCGCCAAGTACTGGATGCACTGCGGCTTCCTGGACATCGAGGGCGCGAAGATGTCCAAGTCCCTGGGCAACGTGGTGCGCCTGAGGGACGCGCTGACGCGGGTGGATGCGGAGGCGCTGCGCTTCTTCTTCCTGTCGACGCACTACCGGCACCCGCTGCACTTCTCGGACAAGGCGATCGCCGACAGCGAGTACCGCCTGGAGTACTTCTACGAGACGCTGCGCAAGGTGGATGAGCGCGTGGGCGGGAAGGACTTCGGCCAGGGGCCTCTGCACGGCGAGCCCGGACGCTTCCTCCAGGAGTTCGAGGCGGCGATGGATGACGACTTCAACTGCCCGGGCGCCCTGGGGGCCCTCTCGGGGCTGTTCGGACAGATGAACGAGCTGGCCGACAAGCCCCCCGTGAAGGACAAGGCCCTGGTGGGCCGCACGCTGCAAGCCCTGCGGGAAACCGTGCGGAAGGTCTCCACCGTGCTGGGGCTGTTCGAGGATGAGCCCAGCCAGTGGCTGCTGCGCCGGCGGGACCGGGCCGTGAAGGAGCGGGGGATCGACGTGGGGCAGGTGGAGCGGTTGCTCACCGAGCGCAACGAGGCCCGCAAGTCCAAGAACTTCGCCGAGGCGGACCGGCTGCGCTCGGAGCTGAAGGGGCAGGGCGTGGAGATCATGGACACGGTCGGAGGGACTTCCTGGAAGGTCGCCTCTCCGGTCCCCGGGGCTGCCTGA
- a CDS encoding M28 family peptidase → MKRLLALLAWVLCLPALAQGTPLTLPEEKAAAKAIEAPLLASHVRFLAHDLLEGRGPGTRGDALAQAYIASQFEGLGLKPAGTQGTYLQPFELVGLEGHPETLAFHSAAGRTELKFHEDFIAVSGVQTPWAALENSELVFVGYGIVAPEYQWDDFKGVDLRGKTLLILNSDPADDPNLFAGRTRLWYGRWDYKYGQAAKVGAAGAILLHTTPSAGYPWRVVQTSWTGEQFELPAAEGPRLQVKAWMTEVATQRLVQWGGQDLKALVAAAQKREFRPVPLGVKVSTRFQTQVRRRPTANVLGLLPGSDPSLSEEVVLYSAHHDHLGMRANARPGEDAIYNGAVDNASGVAEMLAVARAFHALPHPPRRSVLFAAVAAEEQGLLGSEYLAGHLPVPPGRIAVNINIDGANINGRTKDVTVIGLGKSSLDSLITGLAQAQGRRVKGDLLSDRGFFYRSDQFNFAKLGIPAAYFSSGMDFVGRPEGWGKQQREAWEGQHYHQPSDELRPEWDWAGAVEDTQLFFLLGAHVARTPELPRWNKGDEFEAPRLKSLKRAK, encoded by the coding sequence ATGAAGCGCCTGCTCGCACTGCTTGCCTGGGTCCTCTGCCTGCCAGCCTTGGCCCAGGGGACACCCCTCACGCTTCCCGAGGAAAAGGCCGCGGCGAAGGCCATCGAGGCACCCCTGCTGGCCAGCCACGTGCGCTTCCTCGCGCATGATCTCCTGGAGGGGCGGGGGCCTGGAACCCGGGGAGACGCGTTGGCCCAGGCGTATATCGCCTCCCAATTCGAGGGGCTCGGGCTGAAGCCCGCGGGCACGCAGGGAACGTATCTCCAGCCTTTCGAGCTCGTGGGGCTCGAGGGCCATCCGGAGACCCTGGCCTTCCACTCCGCTGCGGGGCGCACCGAGCTGAAGTTCCACGAGGACTTCATCGCGGTGTCCGGCGTCCAGACGCCCTGGGCCGCGCTGGAGAACTCGGAGCTGGTGTTCGTGGGCTACGGCATCGTCGCCCCCGAATACCAATGGGATGATTTCAAGGGGGTGGACCTGCGGGGAAAGACGCTGCTCATCCTCAACAGCGATCCGGCGGATGATCCGAACCTCTTCGCGGGCCGGACGCGGCTCTGGTACGGGCGCTGGGATTACAAGTATGGGCAGGCGGCCAAGGTAGGCGCCGCGGGCGCCATTCTCCTGCACACCACGCCGAGTGCGGGTTACCCGTGGCGCGTGGTGCAGACGTCGTGGACGGGCGAGCAGTTCGAGCTGCCGGCTGCGGAAGGCCCGCGTCTCCAGGTGAAGGCTTGGATGACCGAGGTGGCCACCCAGCGGCTCGTCCAATGGGGAGGGCAGGATCTGAAAGCACTCGTGGCGGCGGCGCAGAAGCGCGAGTTCCGGCCCGTGCCCCTCGGGGTGAAGGTCTCCACGCGCTTCCAGACCCAGGTCCGGCGCCGGCCCACCGCCAATGTGCTCGGCCTGCTGCCTGGAAGTGATCCGTCGCTGTCCGAGGAGGTGGTGCTCTACTCCGCGCACCATGATCACCTGGGCATGAGGGCGAACGCCCGGCCGGGCGAGGACGCCATCTACAACGGGGCGGTGGACAATGCCTCCGGGGTGGCGGAGATGCTCGCGGTGGCCCGTGCCTTCCACGCGCTGCCCCATCCGCCCCGCCGCTCCGTGCTCTTCGCCGCCGTGGCCGCCGAGGAGCAGGGGCTTCTGGGCTCGGAGTACCTCGCTGGCCATCTGCCGGTTCCCCCGGGCCGCATCGCCGTCAACATCAACATCGACGGTGCCAACATCAATGGCCGCACGAAGGACGTCACCGTCATCGGCCTGGGCAAGTCGAGCCTCGATTCCCTCATCACCGGACTGGCCCAGGCCCAAGGCCGGCGGGTGAAGGGCGACCTGCTGTCGGACAGGGGCTTCTTCTACCGGTCGGATCAATTCAACTTCGCGAAGCTCGGCATTCCCGCGGCGTACTTCAGCAGCGGCATGGACTTCGTGGGGAGGCCCGAAGGGTGGGGCAAGCAGCAGCGGGAGGCGTGGGAGGGGCAGCACTACCACCAGCCCTCCGACGAGCTGCGCCCGGAATGGGACTGGGCCGGTGCGGTGGAGGACACCCAGCTCTTCTTCCTGCTGGGCGCGCATGTGGCGCGCACACCCGAATTGCCCCGCTGGAATAAAGGGGACGAGTTCGAAGCCCCCCGGTTGAAGTCCCTGAAGCGGGCGAAATAG
- the uvrB gene encoding excinuclease ABC subunit UvrB — protein sequence MPDFQIVSAHSPQGDQPRAIAELTEGLLRGDRYQTLLGVTGSGKTFTMANLIANVQRPTLIIAHNKTLAAQLYGEFKEVFPNNAVEYFVSYYDYYQPEAYVPSSDTFIEKDSSINDEIERMRHSATHSLRIRDDVVIVASVSCIYGLGAARSYVDMAATVVLGAELGRDAFMRKLIESQYERSDFDFHRGTFRARGDTVEVFPAYEEERAVRVSFFGDEVEKITEFDPLRGVTLGTLDKIVIFPASHYATEGDTRKKAVQTIRDELSERLQEFKRDGKLLEAQRLEQRTMFDLEMIEQVGFCNGIENYSRHFSGRAPGEPPPCLIDYFPRNMLVLVDESHQTVSQIGAMYRGDRSRKETLVNYGFRLPSALDNRPLKFTEFEEMVQQAVFVSATPAEYELQKSKGVVVEQIIRPTGLTDPEVEVRPARNQVDDLLEEVRKRVAKQERVLATTLTKRMAEDLTEYFTDVGVKVRYLHSDIGAIERTAIIRDLRKGVFDVLVGINLLREGLDIPEVSLVAILDADKEGFLRSHVSLIQTIGRAARNLHGHVIMYSDSMTDSMTRAIEETRRRREVQRAYNEEHGITPRSVKSSILDLSLQYDADPTALPLAADAANDLLDTKEIKRLIEEFTKDMQHAADEMQFEKAAQFRDRIVLLKDMDLGLKPASRSLLQSPPKAEDKAPMKGHRGHAAKGRRKR from the coding sequence ATGCCGGACTTCCAGATCGTCAGTGCACACTCGCCGCAAGGCGACCAGCCCCGGGCCATCGCCGAGCTGACCGAGGGCCTGCTGCGCGGAGACCGCTACCAGACCCTGCTCGGTGTCACGGGCTCGGGCAAGACGTTCACCATGGCGAACCTCATCGCCAACGTGCAGCGGCCCACGCTCATCATCGCCCACAACAAGACCCTGGCTGCCCAGCTCTACGGTGAGTTCAAGGAAGTCTTCCCGAACAACGCCGTCGAGTACTTCGTCTCGTATTACGACTACTACCAGCCCGAGGCCTACGTCCCCTCGTCAGACACCTTCATCGAGAAGGATTCGTCCATCAACGACGAGATCGAACGCATGCGCCACTCGGCCACCCACAGCCTGCGCATCCGCGATGACGTGGTCATCGTGGCCAGCGTCTCCTGCATCTACGGCCTGGGCGCCGCGCGCTCCTACGTGGACATGGCGGCCACGGTGGTGTTGGGGGCCGAGCTGGGCCGCGATGCGTTCATGCGCAAGCTCATCGAGAGCCAGTACGAGCGCAGCGACTTCGACTTCCACCGGGGCACCTTCCGCGCCCGGGGCGATACCGTGGAGGTTTTTCCCGCCTACGAGGAGGAGCGCGCCGTCCGGGTGAGCTTCTTCGGCGACGAGGTGGAGAAGATCACCGAGTTCGATCCCCTGCGCGGCGTCACCCTGGGCACGCTGGACAAGATCGTCATCTTTCCTGCAAGCCACTACGCGACCGAAGGCGACACCCGCAAGAAGGCCGTCCAGACCATCCGCGACGAGCTGTCCGAGCGGCTCCAGGAGTTCAAGCGCGACGGCAAACTGCTGGAAGCGCAGCGGCTCGAGCAGCGCACGATGTTCGACCTGGAGATGATCGAGCAGGTGGGGTTCTGCAACGGCATCGAGAATTACTCGCGGCACTTCTCGGGCCGCGCGCCGGGGGAGCCGCCGCCGTGCCTCATCGACTACTTCCCCCGGAACATGCTCGTGCTCGTGGATGAGAGCCACCAGACCGTCTCGCAGATCGGCGCCATGTACCGGGGAGATCGCTCGCGCAAGGAGACGCTGGTGAACTACGGCTTCCGGCTGCCGAGCGCGCTGGACAACCGGCCCCTGAAGTTCACCGAGTTCGAGGAGATGGTGCAACAGGCCGTCTTCGTCTCCGCCACGCCGGCCGAGTACGAGCTCCAGAAGAGCAAGGGCGTGGTGGTCGAGCAGATCATCCGTCCCACGGGCCTGACGGATCCCGAGGTCGAGGTCCGCCCCGCGCGCAACCAGGTGGATGATTTGCTGGAAGAGGTCCGCAAGCGCGTGGCGAAGCAGGAGCGCGTGCTGGCCACGACGCTCACCAAGCGCATGGCGGAGGACCTCACCGAGTACTTCACCGACGTGGGCGTCAAGGTGCGCTACCTGCACTCGGACATCGGCGCCATCGAGCGCACCGCGATCATCCGGGATCTGCGCAAGGGGGTGTTCGACGTGCTGGTGGGCATCAACCTCCTACGGGAAGGTCTGGACATTCCCGAGGTGTCCCTGGTGGCCATCCTCGATGCGGACAAGGAGGGCTTCCTGCGCAGCCACGTCTCGCTCATCCAGACCATTGGCCGCGCGGCGCGCAACCTCCATGGCCACGTCATCATGTACTCGGACTCGATGACCGACTCGATGACGCGCGCCATCGAGGAGACCCGCAGGCGGCGGGAGGTGCAGCGCGCTTACAACGAAGAGCACGGCATCACCCCGCGCTCGGTCAAGAGTTCCATCCTCGACTTGTCGCTCCAGTACGATGCGGATCCCACCGCGCTGCCGCTGGCGGCCGATGCCGCCAATGATCTGCTCGACACGAAGGAGATCAAACGCCTCATCGAGGAGTTCACCAAGGACATGCAGCACGCGGCGGACGAGATGCAGTTCGAGAAGGCGGCGCAGTTCCGCGACCGCATCGTGCTGCTCAAGGACATGGACCTGGGCCTCAAGCCGGCCAGCCGCTCGCTCTTGCAGTCTCCCCCCAAGGCCGAGGACAAGGCGCCCATGAAGGGCCACCGGGGCCATGCGGCCAAGGGCCGCAGAAAGCGTTAG
- the uvrC gene encoding excinuclease ABC subunit UvrC, whose amino-acid sequence MDARLQDKLDALPTEPGVYLMKDRRGLVIYVGKAINLRNRVRSYFTRTGDTRAFIALLDTMLADIETVLVHNEKEALLLENELIKKHKPRFNVLLKDDKQFISLRLDRSQPYPRLEVVRKYERDGARYFGPYSSAGAIRETLRIINRYFHLRTCTDHVLANRKRPCLLHQIGRCPAPCVYPVPPEDYRRSVDEVGLFLEGKAGELVDGLRGRMKRAASELKFEEAARLRDQLQAIERSLERQKVATTDFKDQDVFASYREGDRILFYVLWVRQGRLNGGQAFPFGSQEFPDEELLASFVNLYYDQGSFVPEEVLLPLEPESLEGLEALLSERKGQKVRVLVPKRGEKHELVLMARKNAEQSFAERKRTKDETDAVLGRLQQKLNLRNYPRRMECFDISHFQGSSIVASQVAVTDGETDKSRYRRYKIKTLEKQDDFASMYEVISRRLKRGQEEKDLPDLLVIDGGKGQLASAHAAMKDLGIEGVDVVGLAKSRDQEVFDRDAESARSPERVFVLGRKDPIVLPQNSAEIFMLTRMRDEAHRFAITFQRKDLRKSRIHSALEDIPGVGEGRRKVLLRHFGSLKRVGEASIEELAELIGPSLAERVHAGLHGHPDEDTSDPVRDASLADADAAIGEKSSQGGSPAGSA is encoded by the coding sequence ATGGACGCCCGGCTCCAGGACAAGCTGGACGCACTGCCCACCGAACCCGGCGTGTACCTGATGAAGGACCGCCGGGGCCTCGTCATCTACGTGGGCAAGGCGATCAATCTGCGCAACCGGGTACGCTCGTACTTCACCCGCACCGGGGACACGCGCGCCTTCATCGCCCTGCTCGACACGATGCTGGCGGACATCGAGACGGTGCTCGTCCACAACGAGAAGGAAGCGCTCCTCCTCGAAAACGAGCTCATCAAGAAGCACAAGCCGCGCTTCAACGTCCTGCTCAAGGACGACAAGCAGTTCATCTCCTTGCGGCTCGATCGGAGCCAGCCGTATCCCCGGCTGGAAGTGGTGCGCAAGTACGAGCGGGACGGGGCGCGCTACTTCGGGCCGTACTCCAGCGCGGGCGCCATCCGCGAGACGCTTCGCATCATCAACCGCTACTTCCACCTGCGCACCTGCACGGACCATGTGCTGGCCAACCGCAAGCGGCCCTGTCTGCTGCACCAGATCGGCCGCTGCCCGGCCCCGTGCGTCTACCCGGTTCCCCCCGAGGACTACCGCCGCAGCGTGGACGAGGTGGGGCTGTTCCTGGAGGGCAAGGCGGGGGAGTTGGTGGACGGGCTCCGGGGGCGCATGAAGCGCGCCGCCTCCGAGCTGAAGTTCGAGGAGGCCGCGCGCCTGAGGGATCAGCTCCAGGCCATCGAGCGCAGCCTGGAGCGGCAGAAGGTGGCCACCACCGACTTCAAGGATCAGGACGTCTTCGCCTCCTACCGGGAGGGAGACCGCATCCTCTTCTACGTCCTCTGGGTGCGGCAGGGCCGGCTCAACGGCGGCCAGGCCTTCCCCTTCGGCAGCCAGGAGTTCCCCGACGAGGAGCTGCTCGCCTCCTTCGTCAACCTCTATTACGACCAGGGCAGCTTCGTGCCCGAAGAGGTCCTCCTGCCGCTGGAGCCGGAGAGCCTGGAGGGGCTGGAGGCGCTCCTGTCCGAGCGCAAGGGGCAGAAGGTCCGCGTGCTGGTGCCCAAGCGCGGCGAGAAGCACGAGCTGGTGCTCATGGCGCGCAAGAACGCCGAGCAGTCCTTCGCCGAGCGCAAGCGGACGAAGGACGAGACGGACGCGGTGCTGGGCCGGCTTCAGCAGAAGCTGAACCTGCGCAACTACCCGCGCCGCATGGAGTGCTTCGACATCTCGCACTTCCAGGGCTCCAGCATCGTCGCCTCCCAGGTGGCCGTCACCGACGGAGAGACCGACAAGTCCCGTTACCGCCGCTACAAGATCAAAACCCTGGAGAAGCAGGATGACTTCGCCAGCATGTACGAAGTCATCTCCCGGCGGCTCAAGCGGGGTCAGGAAGAGAAGGACTTGCCGGACCTCCTGGTGATCGATGGAGGCAAGGGCCAGCTTGCCAGCGCCCACGCGGCCATGAAGGACCTGGGAATCGAAGGCGTGGACGTGGTGGGGCTCGCCAAGAGCCGGGATCAGGAAGTGTTTGATCGGGACGCCGAGAGCGCTCGCAGCCCTGAACGCGTCTTCGTCCTGGGTCGCAAGGACCCCATCGTGCTGCCGCAGAACTCAGCGGAAATCTTCATGCTCACGCGCATGCGGGATGAGGCGCACCGCTTCGCCATCACCTTTCAACGCAAGGATCTGCGCAAGAGCCGCATCCATTCGGCCCTGGAGGACATTCCGGGAGTGGGGGAGGGCCGGCGCAAGGTGCTGCTGCGTCATTTTGGCTCGCTCAAGCGGGTAGGCGAGGCCAGCATCGAGGAACTGGCGGAGCTCATCGGTCCGTCCCTGGCCGAGCGTGTCCACGCGGGCCTTCACGGGCATCCCGATGAGGACACCTCCGACCCGGTCCGAGATGCCTCGCTGGCCGACGCTGACGCGGCAATAGGCGAAAAATCCTCACAGGGAGGGTCGCCAGCTGGCTCGGCATGA